A region of Moorena producens PAL-8-15-08-1 DNA encodes the following proteins:
- a CDS encoding RNA-guided endonuclease InsQ/TnpB family protein translates to MIILEFKAKGKESQYSAIDEAIRTVKFIRNSCIRMWLDNKGTGKSDLSRYSKILAKEFPFANELNSTARQAASERAWSSIVRFYDNCKKKVPGKKGFPRFQKRTRSVEYKKSGWKLSPDKKSITFTDKKGIGKLKLKGTWDLWRFDKKQINRVRIVKRSDGYYVQFCVAINVKEEVEHTGEIIGLDVGLKEFYTDSNGHSEPNPRFYRKGEKRLKFYQRRVSRKKKGSSNRRVRLVLSRSLLRKEGYNSGNRGVKIPKILTVCWMVVKTHPIKRYVTPYLATPSR, encoded by the coding sequence ATGATAATTCTAGAGTTTAAAGCCAAGGGTAAAGAGTCTCAGTATTCAGCTATAGACGAAGCCATTCGGACTGTCAAATTCATCCGAAATAGCTGCATTCGTATGTGGCTGGACAATAAAGGGACAGGGAAAAGTGACCTTAGCCGGTACTCCAAAATACTGGCTAAAGAATTCCCTTTTGCCAATGAATTAAACTCTACTGCCCGTCAGGCTGCATCTGAAAGGGCATGGTCATCGATTGTTCGATTTTACGATAATTGCAAGAAAAAAGTCCCAGGTAAAAAGGGTTTCCCAAGATTCCAGAAACGTACTCGGTCTGTCGAATACAAGAAGTCAGGGTGGAAATTATCCCCTGACAAGAAGTCGATAACATTCACGGACAAAAAAGGGATCGGAAAACTTAAACTCAAAGGCACCTGGGATTTATGGCGCTTCGACAAGAAGCAAATTAACCGGGTTCGGATAGTCAAACGATCTGATGGGTACTACGTTCAATTTTGCGTTGCAATTAACGTGAAAGAAGAAGTAGAGCACACAGGCGAGATTATTGGCTTAGACGTGGGACTTAAAGAGTTTTACACGGATTCCAATGGCCACTCTGAACCCAATCCCCGATTCTATAGAAAAGGGGAGAAACGTTTAAAGTTTTATCAACGCCGAGTTTCTCGGAAAAAGAAAGGCTCATCCAATCGTAGGGTGCGGCTTGTTCTGAGTAGGAGCCTCCTGAGAAAGGAGGGGTATAACTCAGGGAATCGCGGGGTTAAAATCCCAAAAATTCTAACTGTCTGTTGGATGGTGGTGAAAACCCACCCCATTAAGAGATATGTGACTCCTTATCTGGCCACACCGAGCAGGTGA
- a CDS encoding non-ribosomal peptide synthetase, whose product MTAGEQLQITPAIANLFEKLNDCTLHNHYGPSETHVVTSFTLKGSPSSWPALPAIGRPIANTEIYLLDQSLKPVPAGVEGELYIGGVCLARGYLNRPEITAQRFISNPLNKVNTQSDRLYKTGDLAHYLPDGNIQFLGRLDDQVKIRGYRIELGEIEVLLSQHPNLKQAVVLAREDNQDKRLVAYLVPGQSESAPVETEQVQLVSQVRNFLQEQLPDYMIPAAFVVLEALPLTPSGKINRRALPAPNKSRRDLVVDFVAPRTPTEEILASIWAEVLGLEEIGIYDNFFHLGGDSIQVIQLLSRIRNTFSVELPLHYLFEDPTIAKLSQNILDTTNKHNQLLPPIKLVNKEEELPLSFPQQRLWFVEQIEQSLSAYNEQTALHLRGSVDVTILEQVLTEIVNRHEVMRSNVKMVDGSPVMVISPHLKITLPIVDLQQLTEPEQFAQLQQLAVKEAKRPFDLAEGLLLRVSLLRLGQEEHILLLTIHHIIWDGWSMGVFIEELSALYSAFCSQQPSPLPELPIQYRDFASWQRQWFTGEVLENQLNYWKQQLAGIPALLELPTDRPRPPVQTHQGSSLDFELNGELTEKLKALSQASGATLYMTLLAAWATLLYRYSSNDDIAIASPIANRTRPEMEPLIGFFANIIVLRNDLSGNPSFLELLARVRSCAMEAYANQDVPCEQLVEVLKPERSLSHSPLFQVMFVFQQAPIQKQKFASLTLTPLSLKSAIAKFDLTLLMEETGSGIEAKLEYNSDLFYQPTIVRMVGHFKTLLEGIVANPQAQVSKLPLLTAAERQQLLVEWNNTDSDYPQDKCVHQLFEQQVEKTPDAVAVVFDGEQLTYKQLNQRANQLAHHLLSLGVRPEVLVGICVERSIEMIVGLLGILKAGGAYVPLDSNYPAERLSYILADSGVEVLLTQQQLLSSLPSHTARVVCLDSDWGTIEQHTQENLEVGVGSDNLAYAIYTSGSTGQPKGVLVEHKNVVRLFAATQSWYHFNANDVWTNFHSIAFDFSVWEIWGALFYGGRLVIVPYWTSRDPQSFYDLLCSENVTVLNQTPSAFRQLIQVEQSHNTQAQLNLRLVIFGGEALDLQSLKPWFEQYGDKTPQLVNMYGITETTVHVTYRPLTINDLNSNGSAIGCPIPDLQMYILDENLQPVPIGVTGEMYVGGAGVTRGYLNREQLNNERFIPNPFNHKQESRLYKTGDLARYLPNGDIDYKGRIDNQVKIRGFRIELGEIEAVLGQHPAVRETVVVARKDQADQKRLVADIVSEQEDLTSSQLRQFLKQKLPDYMIPSGFAFLEKFPLTPNGKVDRRALPELDQSNRPQEAGFVSPRNSLELQLSQIWSDLLNVHSVGVNDNFFDLGGHSLLAVDLMARIKQQFGTNLPLITLFTEPTIENQASLLINAT is encoded by the coding sequence ATTACCGCAGGGGAACAGTTGCAGATTACTCCTGCGATCGCTAACTTGTTCGAGAAGCTAAACGATTGTACCCTACACAATCACTATGGCCCATCGGAAACTCATGTGGTCACCTCCTTTACGCTAAAAGGTTCCCCAAGCAGTTGGCCAGCACTTCCTGCCATTGGTCGTCCTATTGCCAATACCGAGATTTATCTTCTTGATCAGTCCCTAAAACCAGTTCCAGCTGGAGTGGAGGGGGAATTATACATCGGTGGTGTTTGTCTAGCGCGAGGCTACCTGAACCGACCGGAAATAACTGCCCAAAGATTTATTTCTAACCCCTTGAACAAGGTAAATACTCAGAGCGATCGCCTCTACAAAACGGGGGATTTGGCTCACTACCTACCGGATGGTAATATCCAGTTTCTGGGTCGTTTGGATGACCAAGTTAAGATTCGGGGTTACCGTATCGAACTAGGGGAAATTGAAGTATTGCTAAGCCAACACCCCAACCTGAAGCAGGCTGTGGTTTTAGCTAGAGAAGATAACCAAGACAAACGTTTAGTGGCTTATCTTGTACCTGGACAATCCGAATCTGCACCTGTGGAAACAGAGCAAGTTCAGCTGGTGTCCCAAGTACGCAATTTCTTACAAGAACAGCTCCCGGATTATATGATTCCTGCTGCTTTTGTAGTTTTGGAAGCACTGCCTCTGACACCTAGTGGTAAAATAAACCGACGGGCTCTACCTGCACCAAATAAGTCTCGTCGCGATTTGGTAGTTGATTTTGTTGCTCCTCGTACTCCCACAGAAGAGATCTTGGCCAGTATTTGGGCTGAAGTGTTGGGATTAGAAGAAATCGGTATTTACGACAACTTCTTTCATTTGGGAGGAGATTCAATACAAGTAATCCAACTGCTGTCGAGAATCAGGAATACTTTCTCAGTAGAGTTGCCTTTACACTACTTATTTGAAGACCCTACCATCGCTAAACTCAGCCAGAATATTTTAGACACCACAAATAAACATAATCAGCTGTTACCTCCCATAAAACTGGTTAACAAGGAAGAAGAATTACCCCTATCTTTTCCTCAGCAACGACTGTGGTTTGTGGAACAAATCGAACAAAGTCTTTCTGCCTACAACGAGCAAACTGCTCTGCATTTGCGTGGCTCTGTTGATGTGACGATCCTAGAACAAGTCTTAACAGAAATTGTCAACCGTCATGAGGTTATGCGTAGCAACGTTAAGATGGTGGATGGTTCTCCAGTAATGGTTATTTCACCTCACCTGAAGATAACGTTACCCATCGTTGACTTACAACAGTTGACCGAACCAGAACAGTTTGCCCAGCTCCAACAGTTAGCAGTTAAAGAAGCTAAACGTCCCTTTGATCTAGCTGAAGGGCTTTTGTTGAGAGTAAGTTTATTGCGCCTAGGTCAAGAGGAACATATCCTGCTGCTAACCATTCACCACATTATCTGGGATGGTTGGTCAATGGGAGTATTTATTGAAGAATTATCGGCACTTTATTCGGCTTTTTGCTCACAACAACCCTCCCCACTACCAGAACTCCCCATCCAGTATAGGGACTTTGCCAGTTGGCAGCGTCAATGGTTTACTGGGGAGGTGCTGGAAAATCAACTGAACTACTGGAAACAACAGTTAGCGGGAATACCAGCACTGCTGGAATTGCCGACAGACCGCCCCCGTCCTCCGGTACAAACTCACCAAGGTAGTAGCTTGGACTTTGAACTCAATGGTGAGTTAACTGAGAAACTGAAAGCCTTAAGCCAAGCTTCAGGAGCAACGTTGTACATGACACTACTGGCAGCCTGGGCAACGTTACTTTACCGCTATAGCTCCAATGATGATATTGCCATTGCTTCTCCTATTGCTAACCGCACCCGCCCAGAAATGGAACCCCTAATTGGCTTCTTTGCTAATATTATCGTGCTGCGTAATGATTTATCGGGTAATCCTAGTTTCTTGGAATTACTGGCTAGGGTGCGTAGTTGTGCAATGGAAGCTTACGCTAATCAAGATGTGCCATGTGAGCAACTGGTGGAGGTTTTAAAACCAGAGCGCTCCCTCAGCCATAGCCCTCTATTCCAAGTAATGTTTGTGTTTCAGCAAGCCCCAATTCAGAAGCAGAAGTTTGCTAGTTTGACATTAACTCCATTATCACTAAAAAGTGCTATAGCCAAGTTTGATCTGACCCTATTAATGGAAGAAACCGGGTCGGGAATTGAGGCCAAGTTAGAATACAATAGCGATTTATTTTATCAGCCAACTATTGTCCGGATGGTAGGGCATTTCAAAACTCTGCTCGAAGGTATTGTTGCTAATCCACAAGCACAAGTTTCAAAGTTACCGTTACTGACAGCAGCCGAACGCCAGCAGTTATTGGTGGAATGGAATAATACTGATAGTGACTATCCCCAAGATAAATGTGTCCATCAGTTATTTGAGCAGCAGGTAGAGAAAACCCCTGATGCTGTAGCTGTGGTGTTTGATGGGGAGCAACTAACTTACAAGCAATTAAATCAAAGAGCCAACCAACTAGCACATCACCTGCTTTCACTGGGAGTCAGACCAGAAGTATTGGTGGGTATTTGTGTGGAACGTTCCATTGAAATGATAGTGGGACTGTTGGGGATACTCAAGGCTGGTGGTGCTTATGTACCCCTGGACTCCAATTATCCAGCAGAACGTCTGAGTTATATTTTGGCCGATTCGGGTGTGGAAGTGTTGTTGACTCAACAGCAGTTGTTGTCATCTTTGCCATCACATACTGCACGGGTGGTTTGTTTGGATAGTGATTGGGGAACAATAGAGCAACACACTCAGGAGAATCTTGAGGTTGGGGTAGGTTCGGATAATTTGGCTTATGCAATCTACACTTCTGGTTCTACCGGACAACCCAAAGGAGTTTTAGTCGAACACAAAAATGTGGTTCGTTTATTCGCAGCCACTCAGTCTTGGTATCACTTCAATGCCAATGATGTTTGGACTAATTTCCATTCCATTGCTTTTGACTTTTCAGTCTGGGAAATCTGGGGAGCCTTATTTTATGGTGGACGGCTTGTGATTGTCCCCTACTGGACAAGTCGAGATCCTCAAAGCTTCTACGACTTGCTGTGTTCCGAGAATGTAACAGTACTCAACCAAACCCCATCTGCTTTTCGCCAACTGATTCAGGTTGAACAATCGCACAACACACAAGCACAACTAAATTTACGACTAGTTATTTTTGGTGGAGAAGCCTTAGATTTACAGAGCTTGAAGCCATGGTTTGAGCAGTATGGGGATAAAACTCCACAGTTAGTAAATATGTATGGTATTACAGAAACAACTGTGCATGTTACTTATCGACCTCTAACAATAAACGACCTTAACAGCAACGGCAGTGCGATTGGTTGTCCAATTCCCGATTTACAGATGTATATCCTCGATGAAAACTTACAACCAGTGCCTATTGGGGTAACAGGGGAAATGTATGTTGGTGGAGCAGGTGTCACGCGAGGGTACTTGAATCGCGAACAGTTGAATAATGAACGGTTTATTCCTAACCCATTTAATCATAAACAAGAAAGTCGGCTTTATAAGACGGGAGATTTAGCCCGCTATTTGCCCAATGGTGATATTGATTATAAAGGTCGCATTGATAATCAGGTCAAAATTCGCGGTTTCCGCATCGAACTTGGAGAAATTGAAGCTGTCTTAGGTCAACATCCAGCTGTGCGGGAAACAGTGGTTGTGGCCAGGAAAGACCAAGCCGATCAAAAACGTCTCGTGGCTGATATTGTTTCCGAGCAAGAAGATCTAACTAGTAGCCAATTGCGACAGTTTCTGAAACAAAAATTACCCGATTACATGATTCCCTCTGGCTTTGCCTTCTTGGAAAAATTCCCGTTAACCCCCAATGGCAAAGTTGATCGGCGCGCCTTACCTGAATTAGATCAATCTAATCGACCTCAAGAAGCTGGCTTTGTTTCACCCCGTAATTCCCTGGAATTGCAACTGTCCCAAATTTGGTCTGATCTCCTTAATGTCCACTCAGTTGGAGTTAACGATAACTTCTTCGATCTTGGAGGTCATTCCCTGTTAGCAGTTGATCTCATGGCTCGGATTAAGCAGCAGTTTGGAACTAATTTACCTTTAATTACCCTGTTTACGGAACCGACTATTGAAAACCAAGCTAGTCTTCTGATCAATGCCACTTAG
- a CDS encoding thioesterase domain-containing protein: MFCVDPVGGNVLCYAQLARYLGNNQPFYGLQSPGLFGESEPLTRIEDMASCYIEALQTIQPV, from the coding sequence TTGTTCTGTGTTGATCCGGTTGGGGGCAATGTTCTTTGTTATGCACAGTTGGCTCGTTATCTAGGAAATAACCAACCCTTTTACGGGTTGCAATCCCCTGGTTTATTTGGTGAGTCTGAACCATTAACCCGAATTGAGGATATGGCCAGTTGCTACATTGAAGCGTTGCAAACTATTCAACCGGTCTAG
- a CDS encoding ATP-grasp domain-containing protein — protein MTNKKYRILAITDHHTHGGISSIYPLLRTMAKHPVCDSIQVASRGNPKNKEFFYDYTSTELMSLLVDDNFVPQESGEQFLNASIKTDFKDHDLIFLRIDRPVPDEFFEFITSHVPEDKIINRPSGIQKTDTKGSLLNFPELCPPMKLCSTLEEILEFNQKFPIVLKPLRSYGGKGIIRIVDDQAWEGNKQYSLDDYKSVIEESLRDSGDYLAMKYLKNYSKGDKRVLVVNGKVTGGFLRIPKEDSWICNMSAGGSTTVGEPDQDEIRIAETIIPSFLEQGIVIFGFDTLVDDDGKRVLSEINTLNVTGLEEAQTHSGKPVVQESSDLMWSYICEHIG, from the coding sequence ATGACCAATAAAAAGTATCGAATACTAGCTATTACTGACCATCATACCCACGGGGGAATAAGTTCAATCTATCCCCTACTCAGAACTATGGCTAAACATCCTGTTTGTGACTCTATTCAAGTGGCAAGCAGGGGAAATCCCAAAAATAAGGAATTTTTCTATGACTATACTTCCACTGAGTTAATGAGTTTGCTGGTTGACGATAACTTTGTTCCTCAAGAAAGCGGGGAACAATTTTTAAATGCCAGCATCAAAACAGACTTTAAAGATCATGATTTGATTTTTCTCAGGATAGACCGACCAGTACCCGATGAGTTTTTTGAATTCATCACCAGTCATGTACCCGAAGATAAAATCATTAATCGTCCATCAGGAATCCAAAAAACAGATACAAAGGGGTCTCTTCTGAACTTTCCTGAACTGTGCCCGCCGATGAAACTTTGCAGTACTTTGGAGGAAATTTTAGAATTTAACCAAAAGTTTCCCATCGTCTTAAAACCTCTGCGCAGCTATGGCGGTAAAGGTATTATCAGGATAGTTGATGACCAGGCTTGGGAAGGGAATAAGCAATACTCCCTTGATGACTACAAGTCAGTCATTGAAGAAAGCTTAAGAGATAGTGGTGACTATTTAGCCATGAAGTACTTAAAAAATTACAGCAAAGGTGATAAGAGAGTGCTAGTGGTGAATGGTAAAGTTACAGGAGGTTTTCTCAGGATTCCTAAAGAAGACTCTTGGATCTGCAATATGTCAGCAGGGGGTTCTACAACTGTTGGCGAACCGGATCAAGACGAAATAAGAATTGCCGAAACGATTATTCCTAGTTTCTTGGAGCAAGGCATAGTCATTTTTGGCTTCGATACATTAGTGGATGACGATGGCAAGCGAGTTTTATCTGAGATTAACACATTAAATGTTACTGGTTTAGAAGAAGCCCAAACCCACTCAGGAAAACCAGTAGTTCAAGAGTCATCTGATTTAATGTGGTCTTATATTTGTGAACATATTGGATAA
- a CDS encoding Uma2 family endonuclease, whose protein sequence is MVKIASLPLTLEEFLELPETKPPREYINGEISQKPMPKTRHSRLQSKLTSTINSVVEEGQIAYAFPELRCTFGGRSIVSDIAVIGWHQIEFDDVGEPVDDVFIAPDWTIEIISPGQSSNRVIGNILHCLKHGSQLGWLIDPYDRSILIFLPNQQPELFQVSDSLVVLDGIDLQLTAEEIFCWLKMGSSAT, encoded by the coding sequence ATGGTAAAGATAGCTTCCTTACCTTTGACTCTCGAAGAGTTTCTGGAACTTCCAGAGACCAAACCCCCTAGGGAATATATTAACGGTGAAATTAGTCAGAAACCAATGCCTAAAACTCGCCACTCCAGACTTCAGAGCAAGTTGACGAGTACAATTAATTCTGTTGTTGAGGAAGGGCAAATTGCCTACGCTTTCCCAGAGCTACGATGTACTTTTGGCGGACGGTCAATTGTTTCCGATATAGCAGTTATTGGCTGGCACCAGATTGAATTTGATGATGTAGGGGAGCCTGTAGATGATGTGTTTATTGCTCCAGACTGGACTATTGAAATTATCTCTCCAGGCCAGAGTTCAAACCGAGTAATAGGTAATATTTTACATTGTCTAAAACATGGTTCTCAACTAGGATGGCTAATTGACCCTTATGACCGCTCGATTTTGATTTTTCTACCTAACCAACAACCGGAATTGTTTCAGGTAAGTGACTCTCTAGTGGTGTTAGATGGTATCGACCTTCAGTTGACAGCAGAGGAAATTTTTTGCTGGTTGAAAATGGGAAGTTCAGCAACATAA
- a CDS encoding ABC transporter ATP-binding protein — MIWMEAITKIYDMGEVQVSVLKGINLSIKEGEYIAIMGASGSGKSTLMNIIGCLDRPTTGRYALEGRNLTTLHDDELAYIRNQRIGFVFQQFNLLPRSTALENVMLPMVYANVPKPKRRQRAMQALSRVGLGNHLNHRPSQLSGGQQQRVAIARALVNRPALLLADEPTGALDTKTSQEVMDLLGELNQQGITIVIVTHEHDVAAQTQRLIQMQDGLVVDRDDQMSLKSISLNT, encoded by the coding sequence ATGATTTGGATGGAAGCGATTACTAAAATTTATGATATGGGGGAAGTCCAGGTATCAGTTCTGAAGGGAATAAACCTGTCAATTAAAGAGGGAGAATACATTGCCATTATGGGGGCTTCTGGTTCTGGAAAGTCCACATTAATGAACATTATTGGTTGTCTCGATCGCCCAACTACCGGACGCTATGCCCTTGAAGGCAGAAACCTCACAACCCTACATGATGACGAACTTGCCTATATCCGCAATCAGCGCATTGGCTTTGTGTTTCAGCAATTCAATCTCTTGCCTCGCTCTACAGCCCTTGAGAATGTTATGCTACCCATGGTCTACGCCAATGTACCTAAACCCAAACGACGCCAACGGGCAATGCAAGCCTTGAGTCGAGTGGGTTTGGGCAACCACCTTAACCACCGTCCTAGCCAACTTTCTGGGGGACAACAACAACGGGTTGCCATTGCCCGTGCTTTAGTCAATCGCCCCGCTTTGCTGTTGGCAGATGAACCTACCGGAGCCTTAGATACCAAAACCTCCCAGGAAGTCATGGATCTGCTTGGGGAATTAAACCAGCAAGGCATCACCATCGTGATTGTTACTCACGAACATGATGTAGCTGCCCAAACCCAACGACTTATTCAGATGCAGGATGGTTTGGTAGTAGATCGGGATGACCAAATGTCTCTAAAATCTATTAGTCTTAATACTTAG
- a CDS encoding ABC transporter permease: MATPVQIRFSTASTVEVLVMALEALWSNRLRTGLTMLGVIIGIASVIAITSLGQGVQKATEQQLQGLGTNVMLVFPDTPRNSRINLGSTGRGTRLNWEDARAIKEQVTTASAVSAFLQKPNVSVVYGGKNILTTVIGTDLSYPEVKNIYPQSGQFFNQDDLLSSKSVVVLGSKLREQLFEPGANAIGANIRIQGERYIVIGVMESKGAVGRIDQDNQIYIPLTTMSARLIGNNALAGIAINGLWLKASDESSLSAAQFQVTNLLRLRHNIYPPQADNFRIINQTDMINTLNNVVGLFTVMVGAVAGISLVVGGIGIANIMLASVVERRREIGIRKALGATKSAILKQFLAEAVVVSGVGGVIGMGFGIALAFSAATILQFPFVLSLWSVISSFGLSCIVGLLAGVIPANNAAKLDPIVALRTD, from the coding sequence ATGGCTACACCAGTTCAGATTCGCTTTAGTACAGCATCCACTGTAGAAGTCTTAGTCATGGCCCTGGAGGCTTTGTGGAGTAACAGATTACGCACAGGGCTGACCATGCTGGGTGTCATTATTGGGATTGCCTCGGTAATTGCTATTACTTCCCTTGGTCAGGGAGTGCAAAAGGCAACCGAGCAGCAATTACAGGGTTTGGGTACAAATGTCATGCTGGTGTTCCCTGATACTCCCAGAAATAGTCGCATCAATCTAGGTAGTACTGGTAGGGGAACACGTTTAAATTGGGAGGATGCACGGGCAATTAAAGAACAGGTGACTACGGCTAGTGCGGTGTCTGCATTCTTGCAAAAGCCTAATGTCTCCGTAGTCTATGGTGGCAAGAATATATTAACTACTGTCATCGGTACGGATTTGAGTTACCCGGAGGTCAAGAACATCTATCCCCAGTCGGGGCAATTTTTTAATCAGGATGATTTGCTCTCTAGTAAATCAGTGGTTGTTCTTGGTTCTAAATTACGGGAACAACTGTTTGAACCGGGGGCAAATGCAATTGGTGCCAATATCCGCATTCAGGGAGAGCGTTACATCGTTATTGGTGTTATGGAATCTAAGGGTGCGGTAGGAAGAATAGACCAAGATAATCAAATATATATTCCCTTGACGACTATGTCGGCGCGACTTATTGGTAATAATGCCCTAGCCGGGATTGCCATCAATGGGTTGTGGTTGAAAGCCTCTGATGAGTCGAGTTTAAGTGCAGCTCAATTTCAAGTTACCAATCTCTTGCGCTTGCGCCATAATATTTATCCACCCCAAGCCGATAATTTTAGAATCATTAACCAAACAGACATGATCAATACCTTAAATAATGTGGTGGGTTTATTTACGGTGATGGTGGGAGCAGTTGCTGGAATTTCTTTAGTTGTTGGCGGCATTGGTATTGCCAATATTATGTTGGCTTCTGTTGTGGAACGAAGGCGAGAAATTGGCATTCGTAAAGCACTAGGAGCTACCAAATCAGCAATTCTCAAGCAATTTTTAGCAGAAGCTGTCGTGGTTTCTGGTGTGGGGGGAGTGATTGGCATGGGATTCGGAATAGCCTTGGCTTTCAGTGCAGCCACTATTTTACAATTTCCGTTTGTGCTTTCTCTGTGGTCAGTCATTTCTAGTTTTGGACTGTCTTGTATTGTGGGATTACTAGCTGGAGTAATACCTGCAAATAATGCCGCCAAATTAGACCCAATCGTTGCTTTACGGACTGATTAA
- a CDS encoding HlyD family secretion protein: MAFQANQPLADFNFGKNRLAKWLLRLLLLCLVFGGGYAAYRQRVALPNQQAKTQTQTVSVEKLNLAVTVSANGVIEPERAINLSPKTTGLLKTLLVKEGDRVQKGQILAYMDDSNLTGQLTQAEGQLAERQANLQKLLAGNRREDIAQAQAQLAEAQANLQKLLAGNRPEDIAQGLARLEKAQANLQQAEDDLQRKQELATAGAISVEDFNQVRTARDTAEAGVKEAKQALLLLKAGARPEDIAQARARVMQRQESLKLAKAGARPEDIAQARARVMQAEGAVQNAKAQIADTVIRAPFTGIVARKYADPGAFVSPTTAGSSVLSATSSSILSLASSNQVVTAYVAESNISKIRLGQDVTITVDAYPGKTFTGQVAQIAAQAVIEQNVTSFEVKVAIVSDSEQLLRSGMNVHLEFKVGTLLNALVVPTVAIVRQENATGVFVTGENNQAIFTPIVTGVTANYKTEVKSGLQGTERVFINFPEGFRPQSITPPPFPGSRSRSR; the protein is encoded by the coding sequence ATGGCTTTTCAGGCAAACCAGCCATTGGCAGATTTCAATTTTGGTAAAAATAGGTTAGCTAAATGGCTGCTAAGACTACTCCTTTTGTGTCTCGTATTTGGAGGAGGCTATGCAGCTTATCGCCAGCGGGTTGCCCTGCCAAATCAACAAGCAAAAACCCAAACGCAAACTGTATCGGTAGAAAAACTGAACCTAGCGGTCACAGTTTCTGCTAATGGCGTCATTGAGCCCGAACGTGCGATTAATCTTAGCCCCAAAACTACAGGATTGCTGAAAACTCTGTTAGTCAAGGAAGGCGATCGCGTACAAAAAGGGCAAATTCTTGCCTATATGGATGACTCCAATCTCACCGGGCAATTAACTCAGGCAGAAGGACAACTAGCTGAGAGACAAGCAAATCTGCAAAAGTTGCTAGCTGGCAATCGTCGAGAAGATATTGCCCAAGCTCAAGCACAACTGGCTGAGGCACAAGCAAATTTGCAAAAGTTGCTGGCTGGCAATCGTCCAGAAGATATTGCTCAGGGCTTGGCACGATTAGAAAAAGCACAAGCAAATCTGCAACAAGCTGAAGATGACCTCCAGCGCAAGCAGGAATTAGCAACGGCTGGTGCTATTTCTGTGGAAGATTTTAATCAAGTCCGGACGGCCCGTGATACAGCCGAAGCAGGGGTAAAAGAAGCCAAGCAAGCTTTGCTACTCCTAAAAGCAGGGGCACGGCCAGAAGACATTGCTCAAGCCCGGGCTAGAGTGATGCAAAGACAAGAAAGTTTGAAACTAGCCAAAGCAGGGGCACGGCCAGAAGACATTGCCCAAGCCCGGGCTAGAGTGATGCAAGCCGAGGGGGCTGTGCAAAATGCCAAGGCGCAGATAGCAGATACGGTAATTCGCGCTCCTTTCACTGGCATTGTTGCTAGGAAGTATGCCGATCCAGGTGCCTTTGTCAGCCCGACTACCGCAGGTAGTTCTGTCTTATCCGCTACCTCTTCTTCAATTTTGTCCCTAGCTTCTAGTAACCAGGTAGTAACGGCATACGTAGCAGAAAGTAATATTTCCAAAATCCGCTTGGGACAAGACGTCACTATTACTGTTGATGCTTACCCAGGAAAAACCTTTACCGGACAGGTGGCACAAATTGCTGCCCAGGCAGTTATAGAACAGAATGTTACCAGCTTTGAGGTTAAGGTGGCCATTGTCTCGGATTCAGAACAACTTCTGCGTTCTGGGATGAATGTCCATCTGGAGTTCAAAGTAGGCACACTCTTAAATGCTTTGGTGGTACCGACAGTGGCAATTGTCCGCCAGGAGAATGCTACAGGTGTGTTTGTAACAGGAGAAAATAATCAAGCTATCTTCACTCCCATAGTGACTGGCGTTACTGCTAATTACAAAACAGAAGTCAAATCAGGTTTGCAGGGAACCGAAAGAGTGTTTATAAATTTCCCAGAAGGGTTCCGACCGCAATCGATTACCCCACCTCCTTTTCCCGGTTCACGTTCACGTTCACGTTAA